One part of the Aliivibrio fischeri ATCC 7744 = JCM 18803 = DSM 507 genome encodes these proteins:
- the rng gene encoding ribonuclease G yields MSTELLINVTPSETRVAMIEAGVLQEVHVEREARRGIVGNIYKGRVSRVLPGMQAAFIDIGLDKAAFLHASDIVPHTECVSENEKRQFQVRDISQLVHQGQDLVVQVVKDPLGTKGARLTTDITLPSRYLVFMPGASHVGVSQRIESEKERNRLKDTVSDYCDEFGGFIIRTAAEGASEAEISQDAAFLKRLWHKVIERRKKNKTKSMLYGELGLDQRILRDFVGTELDLIRVDSKLAFEKLKEFTTEFVPELTKKLEYYSGDKPIFDMYETENEIQRALDRKVELKSGGYLIIDQTEAMTTVDINTGAFVGRRNLEETIFNTNIEATQAIARQLRLRNLGGIIIIDFIDMLSEEHRRRVLQSLGSALEKDRVKTNINGFTQLGLVEMTRKRTRESIEHILCGQCPTCEGRGAVKTVESVCYEILREITRVNRAYDSDKFVVYASVAVADALEGEESHALAELELFIGKQVKIQAEPLYIQEQFDVVMM; encoded by the coding sequence ATGAGTACAGAGTTGTTAATAAATGTAACTCCGAGCGAAACTCGAGTTGCGATGATTGAAGCCGGTGTGCTTCAAGAAGTTCATGTAGAAAGAGAAGCAAGGCGCGGTATTGTTGGTAATATTTATAAAGGCCGTGTAAGCCGAGTATTACCGGGGATGCAAGCTGCGTTTATTGATATCGGTTTGGATAAAGCCGCATTTCTTCACGCCTCAGATATTGTCCCTCATACAGAATGTGTTTCTGAAAATGAAAAACGTCAATTCCAAGTAAGGGATATTTCACAGCTTGTCCACCAAGGACAAGATCTCGTTGTACAAGTAGTAAAAGATCCGCTTGGTACAAAAGGTGCTCGTCTGACAACAGATATTACTCTGCCTTCTCGTTACTTGGTGTTTATGCCAGGGGCAAGTCACGTTGGTGTATCTCAACGTATTGAAAGCGAGAAAGAACGTAATCGTTTAAAAGACACTGTCTCTGATTATTGTGATGAATTTGGTGGTTTTATTATTCGAACCGCAGCTGAAGGAGCGAGTGAAGCTGAGATCTCACAAGATGCTGCTTTCTTAAAACGTTTATGGCATAAAGTAATTGAACGTCGTAAAAAGAATAAAACAAAATCAATGCTTTATGGCGAGTTAGGTTTAGACCAACGCATTTTACGTGATTTTGTGGGCACAGAGCTTGATCTTATTCGTGTGGATTCAAAGCTAGCATTTGAGAAGCTAAAAGAATTTACAACAGAATTCGTACCTGAATTAACAAAAAAATTGGAATATTACTCAGGTGATAAACCTATTTTTGACATGTATGAAACTGAGAATGAAATTCAACGAGCACTTGATCGTAAAGTAGAATTAAAATCTGGCGGCTATCTAATTATCGATCAAACCGAAGCCATGACCACCGTGGACATAAATACTGGTGCTTTTGTTGGTCGACGCAATTTAGAAGAAACCATTTTTAATACCAATATTGAAGCGACACAAGCGATAGCTCGTCAACTTCGCTTACGGAATTTAGGTGGGATCATCATTATTGATTTCATTGATATGCTAAGTGAAGAGCATCGCCGCCGAGTTCTCCAGTCTTTAGGTTCTGCTTTAGAAAAAGATCGTGTAAAAACCAATATTAATGGTTTTACACAGCTTGGTTTAGTTGAGATGACGCGTAAACGAACTCGAGAAAGTATTGAGCATATCTTATGTGGTCAATGTCCTACTTGTGAAGGTCGTGGAGCAGTGAAAACCGTGGAAAGCGTATGTTATGAAATTTTACGTGAAATCACGCGTGTAAACCGAGCGTATGACTCTGATAAGTTTGTTGTTTATGCATCTGTAGCTGTTGCTGATGCTCTAGAAGGGGAAGAGTCTCATGCGTTAGCTGAACTCGAACTTTTTATTGGTAAACAAGTTAAAATTCAAGCTGAACCTCTTTATATCCAAGAGCAGTTTGACGTCGTTATGATGTAA
- a CDS encoding YhdP family protein, with amino-acid sequence MTTKLIRFERCLMGLLLLVFLLAALVITSLRLFLPTLNQYQPEIETFLSETTGFSISIGEVKGRWRNTNPSLNLRKLTAVDPSTGNEIISVGAVEIQLNILSSLWAQQPQFADLRIDKLTADLTSLGPSSLGKNEEDIEAEKESDESLAKRLEDLFLVRLNHFSIKSSQVAFMALDGNEKTIQIDSLQWRNERRKHLAEGIVSVIGSEINQLKVIANFKEKGSFKSLDGHFYVEAKNIQVTPWITDSIQKEYGITQGEVSVNAWFSFKNGQPIDALVEASPSYLNWVEDKSIHQVSVEGGVFELQPDNEGWNVFATDVQVKHQGNKWPEITGSFSWQPEKWVLNLAHIDLQSALGLKTLLPPSQDNVTDLLTTLNPKGSVNDIRVELDKTTGLNYSVSILSAGMNQWELLPGFHKLDVLISGNEEKGKAKLSLVDDTLPYGDVFQAPLNIKDGDVTAYWEVNNDGWRLWSDYIYVSTPDLQARGEFRLDFPTDKPSVLSFYAEADAFNADQTWRYLPTLALGQDLTDYLSAAVQGGNAKTVQLLWYGELDDFPYTKYDGIFQVKVGLKDAQFAFDTAWPPLTNLQLDLMFQNASMFLSSHSADLMDVHATRVTGRIANLSEDGKLTIRATANGSGKAVREYMTATPLVDSVGAALNSIQVDNRVDALLRLDIPFSGEDVRAWGYADLANNHIELQSPNIVLTNAKGRIEFDNDVVKASGIKASLLGQPVSLSFHGEDQSDYYGVKIETKGNWKIAPLKNYIDSPMMDKVSGTSSWNSNINLQVADVGFTYQIGVYAQLDNMTSILPYPLASEKGTTEKASLQVSGNSEKLSGRLTLPDTKYQAEIDITGKIPEITASHVVVGKGNYKVSPIVGNSASINTKYLDADAWIAEPILSKGAKKKSKSVAMSHFPVIPVPTRIDSNIKSLHLASLDWNDVNADIRKKSQGWYAQIQSQEVDGKASWKDNDELLVQLDNLHIFIPSLDKPENQRGLNRAKENEPLISSFDREFFRLMPNLELTIKDAWIQGYKLGKVDTKLHKKGDTFYLDKLKITSGENKLAMSGNWLLDKEKSHSTFKVKASGENNSELLARFGISSGIQKASYSMDGDLNWDGAPWSIRTNTLSGELASTLGEGVITDVKGAARFLGLFSIDSIIRKMQLDFRDVFDDGMAFNSITGSGKMRNGIFVSNNLTMDAVAGEMNIKGKADLNTRLVDAEVSFTPDLTSGIPIITAFAVAPQTAIIVLAVATAIAPVIDVITQVNYKVEGPLDSPTVKELSRSQGEYQLPEKTEK; translated from the coding sequence GTGACCACTAAGTTAATTCGTTTTGAACGTTGCTTGATGGGATTATTGCTGCTGGTATTTTTACTAGCAGCATTAGTCATTACCAGCCTGCGCCTTTTTCTACCTACTCTCAACCAATATCAGCCCGAAATTGAAACCTTTCTTTCAGAAACTACAGGTTTTTCTATCTCAATTGGTGAAGTTAAAGGACGTTGGAGAAATACCAATCCGTCATTAAATCTTAGAAAATTGACTGCAGTTGATCCAAGTACTGGCAATGAAATAATTTCAGTGGGAGCGGTTGAGATTCAACTTAATATTTTATCTTCATTATGGGCACAACAGCCTCAATTTGCTGATTTAAGAATTGATAAGTTAACGGCAGATCTTACTTCGTTAGGCCCTTCAAGTTTAGGGAAAAATGAGGAAGATATAGAAGCAGAAAAAGAGAGTGATGAGTCTTTAGCTAAGCGTTTAGAAGACTTATTTCTCGTGCGTTTAAATCACTTCTCCATAAAAAGTTCTCAAGTTGCTTTCATGGCACTTGATGGTAACGAAAAAACCATTCAGATTGACTCCCTCCAATGGCGTAATGAACGCCGAAAACACTTAGCAGAAGGCATAGTCAGCGTTATTGGTAGTGAAATCAATCAGCTTAAAGTCATTGCTAATTTCAAAGAAAAAGGATCATTTAAAAGTTTAGATGGTCACTTTTATGTTGAAGCTAAAAATATTCAAGTGACCCCTTGGATCACTGATTCTATCCAAAAAGAATACGGAATAACTCAAGGTGAAGTATCAGTAAATGCTTGGTTTTCTTTTAAAAATGGCCAACCAATTGATGCATTAGTCGAAGCGTCTCCTTCGTATTTAAACTGGGTTGAAGATAAAAGTATTCATCAGGTTAGTGTAGAAGGCGGCGTATTTGAACTTCAACCTGATAATGAAGGGTGGAATGTTTTTGCAACCGATGTACAGGTTAAGCATCAAGGAAATAAGTGGCCGGAAATTACAGGTAGTTTTTCTTGGCAACCTGAAAAATGGGTTTTGAATTTAGCTCATATTGATTTGCAAAGTGCATTAGGGCTGAAAACATTATTGCCACCTTCTCAAGATAATGTGACTGATCTACTGACAACGTTAAATCCAAAAGGCAGCGTGAATGATATCCGCGTGGAATTGGATAAAACAACGGGATTGAATTATTCAGTATCGATTTTATCAGCCGGAATGAACCAGTGGGAGCTTCTTCCAGGGTTTCATAAATTGGATGTATTAATTTCTGGCAACGAAGAGAAAGGCAAAGCAAAACTGTCTTTGGTTGATGATACTCTTCCTTATGGAGATGTTTTCCAAGCGCCATTAAATATTAAAGACGGTGATGTTACGGCTTATTGGGAAGTGAATAATGACGGTTGGCGTTTATGGTCTGATTACATTTATGTTTCTACACCTGATTTACAAGCAAGAGGGGAGTTCCGTTTAGATTTCCCAACAGATAAACCATCAGTACTCTCTTTTTATGCAGAAGCCGATGCATTTAATGCAGATCAGACGTGGCGCTATTTGCCAACATTAGCATTAGGTCAAGATCTTACTGATTATTTGTCTGCGGCTGTGCAAGGTGGTAATGCTAAAACCGTTCAACTGCTTTGGTATGGTGAGTTGGATGATTTTCCTTATACGAAATATGACGGTATTTTTCAGGTTAAAGTTGGCTTAAAAGATGCGCAGTTTGCTTTTGATACGGCTTGGCCTCCATTAACTAATCTTCAGTTAGATTTAATGTTCCAAAATGCATCAATGTTTTTAAGCTCGCATTCAGCGGATCTTATGGATGTTCACGCCACTCGAGTGACAGGGCGTATTGCTAATTTATCGGAAGATGGGAAGTTAACGATTCGAGCAACAGCAAACGGCTCAGGCAAAGCGGTTCGTGAATACATGACAGCGACGCCATTGGTTGATTCTGTGGGCGCGGCATTAAATAGCATACAAGTTGATAATCGTGTTGATGCATTGTTGCGTTTAGATATTCCATTCTCCGGTGAGGATGTTCGAGCGTGGGGCTATGCTGATTTAGCGAATAACCATATTGAATTGCAGTCGCCTAATATCGTATTGACTAATGCTAAAGGGCGCATCGAATTTGATAATGATGTTGTAAAAGCAAGTGGCATTAAAGCTTCGTTGCTTGGTCAGCCTGTTTCGTTATCTTTTCATGGCGAAGACCAATCTGATTACTATGGTGTGAAAATAGAAACCAAAGGCAATTGGAAAATTGCACCACTTAAAAACTATATTGATTCACCTATGATGGATAAGGTGAGTGGTACGTCTTCGTGGAACTCAAATATTAACCTTCAAGTAGCAGATGTTGGGTTTACTTATCAGATAGGCGTTTATGCGCAATTAGATAATATGACTTCAATTCTTCCTTATCCTTTAGCATCAGAAAAAGGAACAACTGAAAAAGCATCGCTACAAGTTTCTGGAAATTCTGAAAAGCTATCAGGACGATTAACTTTACCTGATACAAAATACCAAGCTGAAATAGATATTACGGGTAAAATTCCAGAGATTACAGCTAGCCATGTAGTTGTTGGTAAAGGGAATTATAAGGTTAGTCCTATTGTTGGTAATTCGGCATCAATCAATACTAAGTATTTAGATGCTGACGCATGGATTGCAGAGCCTATTTTAAGTAAAGGGGCTAAGAAAAAATCCAAAAGTGTAGCTATGTCTCACTTCCCTGTTATTCCTGTACCTACTCGAATTGATTCAAACATTAAATCTCTTCATTTAGCATCGCTAGATTGGAATGATGTGAATGCTGATATTCGTAAAAAATCTCAAGGTTGGTATGCACAGATCCAAAGTCAAGAGGTTGATGGTAAGGCAAGCTGGAAAGATAATGATGAACTGCTAGTACAATTGGATAATCTGCATATATTTATTCCAAGTCTTGATAAGCCTGAAAATCAAAGAGGGTTAAATCGAGCAAAAGAGAATGAGCCGCTAATATCTTCTTTTGATCGTGAGTTTTTCCGCTTAATGCCAAACTTAGAATTAACGATTAAAGATGCGTGGATTCAAGGTTACAAACTAGGGAAAGTTGACACAAAACTGCATAAGAAAGGTGATACTTTCTATTTAGATAAATTGAAAATTACCAGTGGTGAAAATAAATTAGCCATGTCAGGTAATTGGTTGTTAGATAAAGAAAAGAGCCATTCAACCTTTAAAGTGAAAGCGTCTGGTGAAAATAACTCAGAGTTGTTAGCTCGATTTGGTATCAGTTCAGGCATTCAAAAAGCAAGCTATAGTATGGATGGTGATTTAAATTGGGATGGTGCTCCATGGAGTATTCGAACAAATACATTATCTGGTGAGTTAGCATCGACTTTAGGTGAGGGTGTGATTACCGATGTAAAAGGCGCTGCTCGTTTCTTAGGTTTATTTAGTATCGACTCTATTATCCGAAAAATGCAATTGGACTTTAGAGACGTATTTGATGATGGTATGGCCTTTAATTCAATTACAGGTAGCGGCAAGATGCGAAATGGTATCTTTGTTAGTAATAATCTAACGATGGATGCGGTCGCTGGTGAGATGAATATAAAAGGTAAGGCGGATCTAAATACTCGTTTAGTTGATGCAGAGGTTAGCTTTACGCCAGATTTAACATCGGGAATACCAATTATTACCGCATTTGCGGTAGCACCACAAACCGCAATTATTGTTTTGGCTGTAGCGACGGCTATTGCTCCTGTTATTGACGTTATTACGCAAGTTAATTATAAGGTTGAAGGACCGTTAGATTCACCTACAGTAAAAGAGCTATCTCGTAGCCAAGGTGAATATCAATTACCTGAGAAAACGGAAAAATAA
- a CDS encoding carbon-nitrogen hydrolase family protein — protein sequence MSKVGIVQMTSGAEPDENIKQLKLKLKGLQLQGAKLVLTPENCIVFGQKNDYERYAEPVGKGVLQDQLSALARHYQLWLVIGSFPTRNENGSLSTTSLVFDDNGHLVEHYNKLHMFDVDVEDRHQSYRESDTFTAGNDIKVVDTPIGKVGLSICYDVRFPQLYSELRKQGAEIILVPAAFTKVTGYAHWDILLRSRAIETQCWVLAAGQWGKHGAGRETWGHSMIIDPWGNKVTAQQEGTGVIIADIDLEQMNQIRKKMPVAQHARLTSHLL from the coding sequence ATGAGTAAAGTTGGTATTGTTCAGATGACTTCGGGAGCGGAGCCCGATGAGAATATTAAGCAGCTAAAACTCAAACTAAAAGGGCTACAACTACAAGGTGCTAAGTTAGTTTTAACTCCAGAAAATTGCATAGTCTTTGGGCAAAAAAACGATTATGAGCGATATGCCGAGCCAGTAGGTAAAGGTGTATTACAAGATCAATTGTCAGCGCTTGCTCGTCACTATCAATTGTGGCTTGTGATAGGTTCATTTCCTACAAGAAATGAAAATGGCAGTTTATCGACAACCAGCCTTGTATTTGATGATAATGGTCATTTAGTTGAACATTACAATAAATTGCATATGTTTGATGTTGATGTCGAAGATAGACATCAGAGTTACCGAGAATCCGATACTTTTACGGCTGGTAATGACATTAAAGTCGTAGATACGCCTATTGGGAAAGTTGGACTATCGATTTGCTATGATGTGCGTTTTCCTCAGTTGTATAGTGAGTTACGTAAACAGGGGGCTGAAATTATTCTTGTTCCCGCTGCTTTTACTAAAGTTACTGGTTATGCACATTGGGACATATTATTACGTTCAAGAGCCATAGAAACTCAGTGTTGGGTACTTGCTGCAGGGCAGTGGGGGAAACATGGCGCTGGACGCGAAACATGGGGGCATTCAATGATTATTGACCCGTGGGGTAATAAAGTGACCGCACAACAAGAAGGTACTGGCGTTATTATTGCTGATATAGACCTTGAGCAAATGAATCAAATTCGAAAAAAAATGCCCGTAGCTCAACACGCTCGTTTAACTAGCCATCTACTTTAA
- the tldD gene encoding metalloprotease TldD, with protein sequence MSLQEVEQSLLSQAGIGQQELSQTLSTIAKRDVDYADIYFQSCWHESLVLEDSIIKDGSFNIDRGVGIRAVAGEKTGFAYSDQINLEALTQSAKAARGIVQQGGEGKVKAFSSQSIPQFYQPVNPLNSLDKQQKIALLEEIDAYIRAKEPLVQEVSASISGVYEQMLVAALDGTYAADIRPLVRLSISVLVQRGDKRERGSAGGGGRYGYDYFLTEVNGKSIALEFADEAIRQALVNLDADAAPAGMMPVVLGSGWPGVLLHEAVGHGLEGDFNRKGSSVFAGKVGEKVTSSVCTIVDDGTMLDRRGSLNVDDEGVPGQYNTLIENGVLKGYMQDKLNARLMGVAPTGNGRRESYAHLPMPRMTNTYMLPGEYAPEEIISTVKKGIYAPNFGGGQVDITSGKFVFSASEAYLIEDGKITRPVKGATLIGSGIEAMQQISMVGNDLSLDRGVGVCGKAGQSVPVGVGQPTLKLDALTVGGTE encoded by the coding sequence ATGAGTTTGCAAGAAGTAGAACAATCCTTATTGAGTCAAGCAGGGATCGGTCAGCAGGAACTGTCTCAGACCTTAAGCACCATCGCAAAACGAGACGTAGACTACGCTGATATCTACTTTCAATCATGTTGGCATGAGTCATTGGTACTTGAAGACAGTATTATTAAAGACGGGTCTTTTAATATAGATCGTGGTGTAGGTATTCGAGCTGTTGCTGGAGAAAAAACAGGGTTTGCTTATTCAGATCAGATTAACCTTGAAGCATTAACTCAGAGTGCTAAAGCGGCTCGTGGTATCGTTCAGCAAGGTGGTGAAGGTAAAGTTAAGGCATTTTCATCGCAGTCTATTCCTCAATTTTATCAGCCTGTAAATCCGTTAAATAGCTTAGATAAGCAACAGAAGATCGCATTGCTTGAAGAGATCGACGCTTATATTCGTGCGAAAGAACCGCTAGTTCAAGAAGTGTCTGCAAGCATAAGTGGTGTTTATGAGCAAATGCTTGTTGCAGCTTTAGATGGTACCTATGCTGCCGATATTCGTCCATTGGTACGTCTTTCTATTAGCGTATTAGTTCAGCGTGGTGATAAGCGTGAACGTGGTAGCGCTGGTGGTGGTGGCCGCTATGGTTATGATTATTTCTTAACGGAAGTAAATGGTAAATCTATTGCACTAGAGTTTGCTGATGAGGCGATTCGCCAAGCCTTAGTTAATCTTGATGCTGACGCAGCACCTGCTGGTATGATGCCTGTGGTTCTTGGTTCTGGTTGGCCAGGGGTTTTATTGCATGAAGCAGTAGGACACGGTCTTGAAGGTGACTTTAACCGTAAAGGTTCGTCAGTATTTGCTGGCAAAGTTGGTGAGAAAGTAACGTCTTCTGTATGCACTATTGTTGACGATGGCACTATGCTTGATCGCCGTGGTTCATTAAATGTCGATGATGAAGGTGTTCCTGGGCAATACAATACACTAATCGAAAATGGTGTATTAAAAGGCTACATGCAGGATAAGCTTAATGCTCGATTAATGGGTGTTGCACCTACAGGTAATGGCCGTCGTGAGTCTTACGCACATTTACCAATGCCTCGTATGACGAATACTTATATGCTGCCTGGTGAGTATGCACCTGAAGAAATCATCTCAACAGTTAAAAAAGGTATTTATGCACCTAATTTTGGTGGTGGCCAAGTAGATATTACCTCTGGTAAGTTTGTTTTCTCAGCATCAGAAGCATATTTAATTGAAGATGGTAAAATTACTCGCCCAGTAAAAGGGGCAACATTAATTGGTTCTGGCATTGAAGCAATGCAGCAAATCTCGATGGTTGGTAATGATTTATCACTCGATCGTGGTGTTGGTGTATGTGGCAAAGCTGGTCAGAGCGTACCTGTTGGAGTTGGTCAACCAACGCTTAAACTAGATGCTTTAACGGTTGGTGGTACAGAGTAA
- the yjgA gene encoding ribosome biogenesis factor YjgA — MARKNQKAPWEEEEEIIWVSKTEMKNDMEDLQKLGEELVGLKPSVLAKFPLSDDLREAINDAQRFKNEAKRRQLQFIGKLMRNEDPEPIQLALDKIRNKHSQATAALHKLETLRDRMIEEGDAVIEEVMVKYPDADRQRFRQLARQAKKEKASNKPPKAFREIFQILKDLYLNEDL; from the coding sequence ATGGCAAGAAAAAATCAGAAAGCTCCTTGGGAAGAGGAAGAAGAGATCATCTGGGTAAGTAAGACCGAGATGAAAAACGACATGGAAGACTTACAAAAATTGGGCGAAGAGTTAGTTGGTTTAAAACCATCTGTTCTGGCTAAATTCCCTCTTTCAGACGATCTGAGAGAAGCGATCAATGATGCTCAGCGTTTTAAAAATGAAGCGAAACGTCGTCAACTGCAATTCATTGGTAAGCTAATGCGTAATGAAGATCCAGAGCCAATTCAATTAGCTCTAGATAAAATTCGCAACAAGCACTCACAAGCAACAGCCGCACTTCATAAACTAGAAACACTTCGAGATCGTATGATTGAAGAAGGTGACGCAGTAATTGAAGAAGTAATGGTGAAATACCCTGACGCCGATCGTCAGCGTTTCCGCCAACTTGCGCGCCAAGCTAAAAAAGAAAAAGCATCGAACAAGCCACCAAAGGCGTTCCGTGAAATTTTCCAAATCTTAAAAGATTTATACCTAAACGAAGATCTGTAA
- a CDS encoding IS3 family transposase (programmed frameshift): MTNQEKTKNKRTQRDYSLGFKLQLVAAIEKGDMTYKQAQNIYGIQGRSTVLTWLRKHGKMDWSQSPKIIMPKSPKAKESPAQKIKRLERELDDERMRNLLLNEVVNIMDAEHGAGLRKKYIGQGARSLQKQKMISLERASQLLGITRQCIYQQERRALKRAVELSPVKNMVQEIRRYMPRIGGKKLYFLLKPKFITHGIKLGRDNFFSYLRNECLLVKPKRSYTKTTYSKHWMKKHPNLLKEVTPQASEEVFVSDITYVQSQKGIHYLSLVTDAYSRKIMGYELSDEMKATDVVKALDMAIDSRQYQRSTIHHSDRGLQYCSKVYQEKLNKNDIKPSMTDGYDCYQNALAERINGILKQEFLLYDCKDLEELRHLVEESIFIYNEMRPHLSLGMSTPNQVHKKAKCVRT, encoded by the exons ATGACAAATCAAGAAAAAACAAAGAATAAGCGAACTCAACGCGATTATTCATTAGGCTTTAAATTGCAGCTTGTTGCCGCTATAGAAAAAGGCGATATGACCTATAAGCAAGCTCAAAACATTTATGGCATTCAAGGTCGATCTACCGTACTTACTTGGTTAAGAAAACACGGTAAGATGGACTGGTCTCAATCACCTAAGATTATTATGCCTAAATCCCCGAAAGCGAAAGAATCGCCTGCACAAAAAATTAAACGTTTAGAGCGAGAGCTTGATGATGAAAGAATGCGTAATTTATTACTTAATGAAGTAGTGAATATCATGGACGCAGAACATGGTGCAGGCCTTAGAAAAAAGTATATTG GCCAAGGAGCAAGAAGTCTTCAAAAGCAGAAAATGATCAGCTTAGAGCGAGCTAGTCAGCTACTTGGCATTACAAGACAATGTATATACCAACAAGAACGTAGAGCTCTGAAACGTGCCGTTGAACTTTCACCGGTTAAAAATATGGTGCAAGAAATTCGTCGATATATGCCTCGTATTGGAGGTAAAAAATTATATTTTTTACTTAAGCCCAAATTCATCACTCATGGCATAAAGTTAGGCAGAGATAACTTTTTTTCCTATTTAAGAAATGAGTGCTTATTAGTAAAACCTAAACGAAGTTATACAAAAACTACCTATAGTAAGCATTGGATGAAAAAACATCCTAATTTACTTAAAGAAGTAACACCTCAAGCATCTGAAGAGGTTTTTGTTAGTGATATCACTTACGTTCAATCACAAAAAGGTATTCATTATTTATCTTTAGTAACAGATGCTTATAGTCGAAAGATAATGGGATATGAATTAAGTGATGAAATGAAAGCTACTGATGTAGTCAAAGCTCTTGATATGGCGATAGATAGCCGTCAATATCAAAGGAGTACGATTCATCATTCAGACCGAGGATTACAGTATTGTTCAAAGGTTTATCAGGAAAAATTGAATAAAAATGATATTAAGCCATCAATGACGGATGGTTATGATTGCTATCAAAATGCATTAGCAGAGCGAATAAATGGGATACTTAAACAAGAGTTTCTTTTGTATGACTGTAAAGATTTAGAGGAGTTAAGGCATTTAGTTGAAGAATCTATTTTTATTTATAATGAAATGCGGCCACATTTAAGCTTGGGAATGAGTACACCAAATCAAGTACACAAAAAAGCCAAGTGCGTACGCACTTAG